One Pleurocapsa sp. PCC 7327 DNA segment encodes these proteins:
- a CDS encoding 50S ribosomal protein L25/general stress protein Ctc — MSVTVECRKRPEGSKPNALRRQGLIPAALYGHQGAESVSLTINEKDAYFLLRRAFVNNTLVDLQIPDLPWNGKVLIREVQAHPWKKTLYHLSFFSVAAHASIEVTVPLNPVGDAPGVKQGGILEQMLTELTVECAPDRIPASIEIDISNLYIGDSVQVSELALPEGVVATDDPNATVLSILAPAVMAEEVTVAAEETTKES, encoded by the coding sequence ATGTCAGTTACAGTTGAATGTCGTAAAAGACCAGAAGGCAGTAAACCAAACGCACTTCGCCGTCAAGGATTGATTCCTGCCGCTTTATACGGACACCAAGGTGCCGAATCCGTCTCTTTAACTATCAACGAGAAAGACGCATATTTTTTACTTCGACGAGCTTTTGTCAACAATACCTTAGTTGACCTCCAAATTCCCGATCTCCCTTGGAATGGAAAAGTCTTGATCAGAGAGGTTCAAGCTCATCCTTGGAAAAAGACGCTTTACCATCTCAGCTTTTTCTCGGTTGCTGCTCACGCCAGCATTGAGGTGACGGTGCCTCTCAACCCAGTTGGAGACGCACCCGGAGTCAAACAGGGTGGGATTCTAGAGCAAATGCTGACCGAACTAACGGTAGAATGCGCTCCCGATCGCATCCCGGCATCCATCGAGATCGATATTTCCAATCTCTATATTGGCGATAGCGTACAAGTGAGCGAGCTAGCGTTGCCAGAAGGAGTAGTCGCAACAGACGATCCCAATGCAACTGTTCTCTCCATTCTTGCTCCCGCTGTCATGGCAGAAGAAGTAACAGTCGCAGCTGAAGAAACGACTAAGGAATCCTAA
- a CDS encoding adenylosuccinate synthase — protein sequence MANVIVIGAQWGDEGKGKITDLLSRSADVVVRSQGGVNAGHTIVVRGQTFKLHLIPSGILYPDTECIIGSGTVIDPQVVLEEIDRLEALGVSTSNLMISQTAHVTMPYHRIIDKAAEERRGDRKIGTTGRGIGPTYADKSERTGIRVIDLMDKNDLRQKLEWTINYKNVILEKLYNLPPLDPEAVIKEYIGYAERLRPYAIDSSLKIYEAIAKRKNILFEGAQGTLLDLDHGTYPYVTSSNPVAGGACVGSGIGPTAIDRVIGVAKAYTTRVGEGPFPSELNDEIGQLLCDRGAEFGTTTGRRRRCGWFDAVIGRYAVRINGLDCLAITKLDVLDALDEIKVCVAYELDGETCHHFPSNASQFARCKPIYETLPGWKQPTAHCRSLDDLPKQALSYLRRLAELMAVPIAIVSLGASRDQTIIVEDPIHGPKRALLDANGTPIISNQ from the coding sequence TTGGCTAACGTCATTGTAATTGGTGCCCAATGGGGCGACGAAGGAAAAGGTAAAATAACAGACTTGTTGAGTCGGTCGGCAGATGTAGTCGTACGTTCTCAAGGTGGAGTTAACGCAGGACATACGATTGTCGTCCGAGGACAAACCTTTAAACTGCACTTGATCCCCTCTGGCATATTGTATCCCGACACCGAGTGTATCATCGGCTCTGGGACGGTAATCGACCCGCAAGTGGTGCTTGAAGAAATCGATCGCCTCGAAGCGTTGGGGGTCTCGACTAGCAATTTGATGATTTCCCAAACTGCCCACGTAACGATGCCTTACCATCGAATTATAGACAAGGCAGCTGAAGAACGCCGAGGCGATCGCAAAATCGGTACGACCGGAAGAGGCATCGGACCGACCTATGCCGACAAGTCAGAACGTACCGGTATTCGGGTCATAGACCTGATGGATAAGAACGACCTGCGGCAGAAGCTGGAGTGGACGATTAACTATAAAAACGTCATTTTAGAAAAACTGTATAATCTACCGCCTTTAGACCCAGAAGCTGTCATAAAAGAATATATCGGCTATGCAGAACGGCTGCGTCCCTATGCGATCGATAGTTCTCTCAAAATCTACGAGGCGATCGCGAAACGAAAGAATATACTATTTGAGGGGGCGCAAGGCACTCTCCTAGATTTAGACCACGGAACCTACCCCTATGTCACCTCTTCCAATCCAGTGGCAGGTGGGGCATGCGTGGGATCGGGAATCGGTCCTACCGCGATCGACCGAGTTATCGGCGTAGCTAAGGCTTACACGACTCGCGTGGGAGAAGGTCCTTTTCCGAGCGAACTCAATGACGAAATCGGTCAACTGTTGTGCGATCGCGGGGCTGAATTCGGCACGACTACGGGTCGCCGCCGCCGTTGCGGTTGGTTCGATGCGGTAATCGGTCGCTATGCAGTACGGATCAACGGGTTAGATTGTCTGGCGATTACTAAGTTGGACGTTCTCGACGCATTAGACGAAATCAAAGTCTGCGTCGCCTACGAGTTAGATGGCGAAACTTGCCATCACTTCCCCAGCAATGCCAGTCAATTTGCTCGCTGCAAGCCCATTTATGAAACCTTACCGGGTTGGAAGCAGCCCACAGCTCATTGTCGTTCTCTAGATGATTTGCCAAAACAGGCTTTAAGCTATCTTAGACGTCTTGCCGAATTGATGGCAGTCCCGATCGCGATCGTCTCTCTTGGCGCAAGCCGCGACCAAACCATTATAGTAGAAGATCCAATCCACGGACCAAAACGAGCCTTGCTCGATGCTAATGGCACGCCAATAATCAGTAACCAGTAA
- a CDS encoding DNA polymerase III subunit gamma/tau — protein MSYEPLHHKYRPQTFADLVGQEAIATTLTNAIVSQRIAPAYLFAGPRGTGKTSSARILTKSLNCLSSERPTPTPCGKCEVCRAIARGSALDAIEIDAASNTGVDNIRDLIERAQFAPVQCRYKVYAIDECHMLSTAAFNALLKTLEEPPERVIFILATTDPQRVLPTIISRCQRFDFRRIPLESMVAHLKYIASQENIEINDEAIILVAQIANGGLRDAQSLLDQLSLLSGKITPDRVWDLVGSVAERDLLKLLRAIASDKAEAVLEQCRHLMNRGREPLVILQNLANFYLNLLIAKTAPNRPDMVAVTSSTWQQLCQEAQRWELNAILRGQQHLKDSEAQLKNTTQPRLWLEVTLLGLLPSAYHPGGAVVGQPPTSSEIALSRRATQLQPSASNSMATTPSMPPQEKPRSQLPTPAPQAIDSPAAPVPVADSISQTQIWQALLERLQIFTQALLRSHCHLISLDENVAWIGVKNERLLGLARDKLTEIEAAFQAVCHHRVKVHFQVAVPTAPESHSEELSNSDAGMERKENGENRHSSSSTANESSKIIESQPISQPTAAQPEKISQQQSLSSVRSEQSINNNGRKETRPGSLGISPSLAIKNGSTSEFSCEDELQKAAESLAKCFEGEIVHLDRPINDEFPTTNEKAADLRVSQPLQETKPDLEESPPTPQRLDLSNFTDEDDIPF, from the coding sequence ATGTCTTACGAACCTCTGCATCACAAATACCGCCCTCAAACCTTTGCTGACCTGGTGGGACAGGAAGCGATCGCGACTACCTTGACCAATGCCATTGTCAGCCAACGAATTGCACCTGCCTATCTATTTGCGGGACCGAGGGGAACGGGGAAGACATCTTCAGCAAGAATTTTGACGAAATCTCTCAATTGTCTGTCAAGCGAGCGACCAACGCCAACGCCATGCGGAAAATGCGAGGTTTGTCGGGCGATCGCGCGGGGTTCTGCCTTAGACGCGATCGAGATTGACGCAGCCAGTAATACGGGAGTCGATAACATCCGCGATCTCATCGAAAGAGCGCAATTTGCCCCGGTACAGTGTCGCTACAAGGTTTATGCGATCGATGAATGCCATATGCTCAGCACTGCCGCGTTTAATGCCTTGCTAAAAACCTTAGAAGAACCGCCAGAACGGGTAATCTTTATCCTTGCCACTACCGATCCCCAGCGAGTTTTGCCTACGATTATTTCTCGCTGCCAGCGCTTTGATTTTCGGCGGATTCCTTTAGAGTCGATGGTAGCCCATCTAAAGTACATTGCCAGCCAAGAAAATATCGAGATTAATGACGAAGCGATTATTTTAGTCGCACAAATTGCCAATGGCGGATTGAGAGATGCTCAAAGTTTGTTGGATCAATTAAGTTTATTGTCGGGTAAAATCACCCCCGATCGCGTTTGGGATTTAGTCGGTTCTGTCGCCGAACGGGATTTACTAAAGTTGCTGCGCGCGATTGCTTCAGATAAGGCAGAAGCTGTGCTAGAACAATGCCGCCACTTAATGAACCGAGGTCGAGAACCCTTAGTCATCTTGCAAAATTTAGCCAATTTTTACCTCAATCTTCTCATTGCCAAAACTGCACCCAACCGTCCCGATATGGTTGCCGTTACCTCGTCAACTTGGCAGCAATTGTGCCAGGAAGCGCAACGCTGGGAATTGAACGCAATTCTGCGAGGACAACAGCACCTCAAAGACAGCGAGGCACAACTAAAAAACACCACTCAACCGCGCCTGTGGCTAGAAGTTACCTTACTGGGATTATTGCCATCTGCTTATCATCCTGGGGGAGCCGTCGTCGGACAACCGCCAACTAGCTCAGAAATCGCGCTCTCTCGTCGAGCAACGCAGCTACAGCCTTCTGCTAGCAATTCTATGGCAACGACTCCATCCATGCCGCCACAGGAAAAACCGCGATCGCAATTACCCACTCCCGCACCTCAAGCAATAGACTCTCCTGCTGCGCCAGTTCCCGTTGCCGACTCAATTTCTCAAACGCAAATTTGGCAAGCATTATTAGAGCGCCTTCAAATATTTACCCAAGCTTTGCTCCGTTCGCATTGTCATCTAATTAGTTTAGACGAAAACGTCGCTTGGATTGGAGTTAAAAACGAGCGTTTACTCGGACTGGCGAGGGATAAACTGACTGAAATTGAAGCAGCTTTTCAGGCTGTTTGTCACCATCGAGTTAAGGTTCATTTTCAAGTCGCAGTACCAACGGCTCCTGAGTCGCATTCAGAAGAGTTATCTAATTCTGACGCGGGGATGGAAAGAAAGGAAAATGGGGAAAATCGCCATTCCTCAAGTTCGACTGCCAATGAGTCCTCAAAAATTATAGAATCGCAACCGATAAGCCAACCAACAGCAGCCCAACCAGAAAAAATATCGCAGCAACAGTCTCTCTCTTCTGTCAGATCCGAGCAGAGCATCAATAATAATGGCAGGAAGGAAACCCGACCTGGTTCTCTTGGTATTTCCCCATCTCTTGCAATAAAGAATGGCTCGACTTCAGAGTTTTCTTGCGAAGATGAGCTTCAGAAAGCGGCTGAAAGCTTAGCTAAGTGTTTTGAGGGAGAAATCGTCCACCTGGATCGCCCTATCAATGACGAATTTCCCACAACCAATGAGAAAGCAGCAGATCTTCGGGTTTCCCAACCCCTTCAAGAAACCAAGCCGGATTTAGAGGAATCTCCCCCGACCCCACAGCGACTGGATTTGAGCAATTTCACCGATGAAGATGACATTCCCTTTTGA